The Portunus trituberculatus isolate SZX2019 chromosome 49, ASM1759143v1, whole genome shotgun sequence genome contains a region encoding:
- the LOC123499362 gene encoding uncharacterized protein LOC123499362 isoform X1, with protein MAERRSVVVRSSKRSAIKKVEVITVVGNNVASVTASHPVGVVVAERRRGPPAGGEPRPVFIPGCPLPQVLATEVAVDLEVTRGGQRPAHRPLKTGTCGLGSHAGPPKSAECRQTVTDDSENKENYPRDKIYDPRVYVDSLPKDSDEQFEQKPSGLHSGSDAENTTDSSQNSDSSVQFGQRCPSPPSAGDMEEVEEGLPRESSHTGPPRYVLLHGGAAQTHHSCSEGREALERESQETSTESSQENQKVTIHNSDMTSKDTGSSSWDSVARKKQAGKSSVSSVETDEIAIGGSECQHQTPANLKTKDQPARVIQVKRGSLSIRTKPHELRHSARGGCRSVSVVSSGARGRGRGVRVLHRGTGGAMSTVRRTHPQVTAGGASRTEGSRSRPSRMDGRLGASDERKGQRGRNGSVGVIHPPDATSPRKQPLHALAG; from the exons ATGGCTGAGCGGAGGAGTGTTGTGGTCAGGTCGTCCAAGAGAAGTGCTATCAAGAAG GTGGAGGTGATAACAGTGGTAGGCAACAATGTGGCGTCCGTCACGGCGAGTCATCccgtgggagtggtggtggccgagaggaggagagggccaCCAGCTGGCGGTGAGCCCAGGCCAGTGTTCATACCAGGCTGTCCTCTGCCTCAGGTCCTGGCCACTGAAGTGGCTGTTGACCTAGAGGTGACCCGAGGAGGGCAGAGGCCAGCACACAGGCCACTGAAGACTGGTACATGTGGCTTGGGGAGCCATGCTGGTCCACCCAAGAGTGCTGAGTGCAGACAGACTGTTACAGATGacagtgaaaataaggaaaattaccCACGTGATAAAATTTATGATCCGAGAGTTTATGTTGACTCGCTGCCAAAAGATTCTGATGAACAGTTTGAACAGAAACCTTCAGGGCTTCACAGTGGCAGTGATGCTGAAAACACAACAGATTCTTCCCAAAATTCAGATTCTTCAGTGCAGTTTGGCCAGCGTTGCCCGTCTCCTCCCAGTGCAGGGgacatggaggaggtggaagagggtcTGCCAAGGGAGTCCTCACACACTGGACCTCCACGCTATGTTCTCCTGCATGGCGGTGCGGCACAGACTCACCACTCCTGCAGTGAGGGTAGGGAGGCATTGGAGAGAGAAAGCCAGGAAACATCCACAGAATCATCACAGGAAAACCAAAAAGTAACAATCCACAACTCTGACATGACAAGTAAAGACACAGGAAGCAGCAGCTGGGACAGTGTAGCAAggaagaagcaggcagggaaaaGCAGTGTAAGCTCTGTGGAGACTGATGAGATCGCTATTGGTGGCTCAGAATgtcaacaccaaacaccagccAACTTAAAGACAAAGGACCAACCTGCCAGAGTGATCCAGGTGAAGAGAGGAAGCCTGAGTATTCGCACCAAGCCACATGAATTAAGGCACAGTGCAAGAGGAGGGTGCCGCAGTGTGAGTGTGGTGTCCAGTGGTgctagagggagagggagaggtgttagGGTGCTGCACAGAGGAACAGGAGGTGCAATGTCGACCGTCAGAAGAACACATCCTcaagtgacag CAGGAGGTGCCAGCAGGACCGAGGGCAGCAGGAGTAGGCCAAGCAGGATGGACGGCAGGCTGGGAGCTTCTGATGAAAG
- the LOC123499362 gene encoding uncharacterized protein LOC123499362 isoform X2, with product MAERRSVVVRSSKRSAIKKVEVITVVGNNVASVTASHPVGVVVAERRRGPPAGGEPRPVFIPGCPLPQVLATEVAVDLEVTRGGQRPAHRPLKTGTCGLGSHAGPPKSAECRQTVTDDSENKENYPRDKIYDPRVYVDSLPKDSDEQFEQKPSGLHSGSDAENTTDSSQNSDSSVQFGQRCPSPPSAGDMEEVEEGLPRESSHTGPPRYVLLHGGAAQTHHSCSEGREALERESQETSTESSQENQKVTIHNSDMTSKDTGSSSWDSVARKKQAGKSSVSSVETDEIAIGGSECQHQTPANLKTKDQPARVIQVKRGSLSIRTKPHELRHSARGGCRSVSVVSSGARGRGRGVRVLHRGTGGAMSTVRRTHPQVTAGGASRTEGSRSRPSRMDGRLGASDESCVKELRRSSQETRTRGTFTLRQYRDFYLSLC from the exons ATGGCTGAGCGGAGGAGTGTTGTGGTCAGGTCGTCCAAGAGAAGTGCTATCAAGAAG GTGGAGGTGATAACAGTGGTAGGCAACAATGTGGCGTCCGTCACGGCGAGTCATCccgtgggagtggtggtggccgagaggaggagagggccaCCAGCTGGCGGTGAGCCCAGGCCAGTGTTCATACCAGGCTGTCCTCTGCCTCAGGTCCTGGCCACTGAAGTGGCTGTTGACCTAGAGGTGACCCGAGGAGGGCAGAGGCCAGCACACAGGCCACTGAAGACTGGTACATGTGGCTTGGGGAGCCATGCTGGTCCACCCAAGAGTGCTGAGTGCAGACAGACTGTTACAGATGacagtgaaaataaggaaaattaccCACGTGATAAAATTTATGATCCGAGAGTTTATGTTGACTCGCTGCCAAAAGATTCTGATGAACAGTTTGAACAGAAACCTTCAGGGCTTCACAGTGGCAGTGATGCTGAAAACACAACAGATTCTTCCCAAAATTCAGATTCTTCAGTGCAGTTTGGCCAGCGTTGCCCGTCTCCTCCCAGTGCAGGGgacatggaggaggtggaagagggtcTGCCAAGGGAGTCCTCACACACTGGACCTCCACGCTATGTTCTCCTGCATGGCGGTGCGGCACAGACTCACCACTCCTGCAGTGAGGGTAGGGAGGCATTGGAGAGAGAAAGCCAGGAAACATCCACAGAATCATCACAGGAAAACCAAAAAGTAACAATCCACAACTCTGACATGACAAGTAAAGACACAGGAAGCAGCAGCTGGGACAGTGTAGCAAggaagaagcaggcagggaaaaGCAGTGTAAGCTCTGTGGAGACTGATGAGATCGCTATTGGTGGCTCAGAATgtcaacaccaaacaccagccAACTTAAAGACAAAGGACCAACCTGCCAGAGTGATCCAGGTGAAGAGAGGAAGCCTGAGTATTCGCACCAAGCCACATGAATTAAGGCACAGTGCAAGAGGAGGGTGCCGCAGTGTGAGTGTGGTGTCCAGTGGTgctagagggagagggagaggtgttagGGTGCTGCACAGAGGAACAGGAGGTGCAATGTCGACCGTCAGAAGAACACATCCTcaagtgacag CAGGAGGTGCCAGCAGGACCGAGGGCAGCAGGAGTAGGCCAAGCAGGATGGACGGCAGGCTGGGAGCTTCTGATGAAAG CTGCGTGAAGGAACTGCGAAGAAGTAGCCAAGAAACGAGGACTAGAGGGACGTTTACATTAAGACAGTACCGAGACTTTTATCTTAGTTTGTGTTAA
- the LOC123499362 gene encoding uncharacterized protein LOC123499362 isoform X5 codes for MAERRSVVVRSSKRSAIKKVEVITVVGNNVASVTASHPVGVVVAERRRGPPAGGEPRPVFIPGCPLPQVLATEVAVDLEVTRGGQRPAHRPLKTGTCGLGSHAGPPKSAECRQTVTDDSENKENYPRDKIYDPRVYVDSLPKDSDEQFEQKPSGLHSGSDAENTTDSSQNSDSSVQFGQRCPSPPSAGDMEEVEEGLPRESSHTGPPRYVLLHGGAAQTHHSCSEGREALERESQETSTESSQENQKVTIHNSDMTSKDTGSSSWDSVARKKQAGKSSVSSVETDEIAIGGSECQHQTPANLKTKDQPARVIQVKRGSLSIRTKPHELRHSARGGCRSVSVVSSGARGRGRGVRVLHRGTGGAMSTVRRTHPQVTAGGASRTEGSRSRPSRMDGRLGASDESEGKTTAATSSQFNYLRALRQ; via the exons ATGGCTGAGCGGAGGAGTGTTGTGGTCAGGTCGTCCAAGAGAAGTGCTATCAAGAAG GTGGAGGTGATAACAGTGGTAGGCAACAATGTGGCGTCCGTCACGGCGAGTCATCccgtgggagtggtggtggccgagaggaggagagggccaCCAGCTGGCGGTGAGCCCAGGCCAGTGTTCATACCAGGCTGTCCTCTGCCTCAGGTCCTGGCCACTGAAGTGGCTGTTGACCTAGAGGTGACCCGAGGAGGGCAGAGGCCAGCACACAGGCCACTGAAGACTGGTACATGTGGCTTGGGGAGCCATGCTGGTCCACCCAAGAGTGCTGAGTGCAGACAGACTGTTACAGATGacagtgaaaataaggaaaattaccCACGTGATAAAATTTATGATCCGAGAGTTTATGTTGACTCGCTGCCAAAAGATTCTGATGAACAGTTTGAACAGAAACCTTCAGGGCTTCACAGTGGCAGTGATGCTGAAAACACAACAGATTCTTCCCAAAATTCAGATTCTTCAGTGCAGTTTGGCCAGCGTTGCCCGTCTCCTCCCAGTGCAGGGgacatggaggaggtggaagagggtcTGCCAAGGGAGTCCTCACACACTGGACCTCCACGCTATGTTCTCCTGCATGGCGGTGCGGCACAGACTCACCACTCCTGCAGTGAGGGTAGGGAGGCATTGGAGAGAGAAAGCCAGGAAACATCCACAGAATCATCACAGGAAAACCAAAAAGTAACAATCCACAACTCTGACATGACAAGTAAAGACACAGGAAGCAGCAGCTGGGACAGTGTAGCAAggaagaagcaggcagggaaaaGCAGTGTAAGCTCTGTGGAGACTGATGAGATCGCTATTGGTGGCTCAGAATgtcaacaccaaacaccagccAACTTAAAGACAAAGGACCAACCTGCCAGAGTGATCCAGGTGAAGAGAGGAAGCCTGAGTATTCGCACCAAGCCACATGAATTAAGGCACAGTGCAAGAGGAGGGTGCCGCAGTGTGAGTGTGGTGTCCAGTGGTgctagagggagagggagaggtgttagGGTGCTGCACAGAGGAACAGGAGGTGCAATGTCGACCGTCAGAAGAACACATCCTcaagtgacag CAGGAGGTGCCAGCAGGACCGAGGGCAGCAGGAGTAGGCCAAGCAGGATGGACGGCAGGCTGGGAGCTTCTGATGAAAG CGAGGGAAAAACAACAGCAGCGACATCTAGCCAGTTTAATTACCTTCGTGCACTAAGACAGTAA
- the LOC123499362 gene encoding uncharacterized protein LOC123499362 isoform X4, with the protein MAERRSVVVRSSKRSAIKKVEVITVVGNNVASVTASHPVGVVVAERRRGPPAGGEPRPVFIPGCPLPQVLATEVAVDLEVTRGGQRPAHRPLKTGTCGLGSHAGPPKSAECRQTVTDDSENKENYPRDKIYDPRVYVDSLPKDSDEQFEQKPSGLHSGSDAENTTDSSQNSDSSVQFGQRCPSPPSAGDMEEVEEGLPRESSHTGPPRYVLLHGGAAQTHHSCSEGREALERESQETSTESSQENQKVTIHNSDMTSKDTGSSSWDSVARKKQAGKSSVSSVETDEIAIGGSECQHQTPANLKTKDQPARVIQVKRGSLSIRTKPHELRHSARGGCRSVSVVSSGARGRGRGVRVLHRGTGGAMSTVRRTHPQVTGGASRTEGSRSRPSRMDGRLGASDESCVKELRRSSQETRTRGTFTLRQYRDFYLSLC; encoded by the exons ATGGCTGAGCGGAGGAGTGTTGTGGTCAGGTCGTCCAAGAGAAGTGCTATCAAGAAG GTGGAGGTGATAACAGTGGTAGGCAACAATGTGGCGTCCGTCACGGCGAGTCATCccgtgggagtggtggtggccgagaggaggagagggccaCCAGCTGGCGGTGAGCCCAGGCCAGTGTTCATACCAGGCTGTCCTCTGCCTCAGGTCCTGGCCACTGAAGTGGCTGTTGACCTAGAGGTGACCCGAGGAGGGCAGAGGCCAGCACACAGGCCACTGAAGACTGGTACATGTGGCTTGGGGAGCCATGCTGGTCCACCCAAGAGTGCTGAGTGCAGACAGACTGTTACAGATGacagtgaaaataaggaaaattaccCACGTGATAAAATTTATGATCCGAGAGTTTATGTTGACTCGCTGCCAAAAGATTCTGATGAACAGTTTGAACAGAAACCTTCAGGGCTTCACAGTGGCAGTGATGCTGAAAACACAACAGATTCTTCCCAAAATTCAGATTCTTCAGTGCAGTTTGGCCAGCGTTGCCCGTCTCCTCCCAGTGCAGGGgacatggaggaggtggaagagggtcTGCCAAGGGAGTCCTCACACACTGGACCTCCACGCTATGTTCTCCTGCATGGCGGTGCGGCACAGACTCACCACTCCTGCAGTGAGGGTAGGGAGGCATTGGAGAGAGAAAGCCAGGAAACATCCACAGAATCATCACAGGAAAACCAAAAAGTAACAATCCACAACTCTGACATGACAAGTAAAGACACAGGAAGCAGCAGCTGGGACAGTGTAGCAAggaagaagcaggcagggaaaaGCAGTGTAAGCTCTGTGGAGACTGATGAGATCGCTATTGGTGGCTCAGAATgtcaacaccaaacaccagccAACTTAAAGACAAAGGACCAACCTGCCAGAGTGATCCAGGTGAAGAGAGGAAGCCTGAGTATTCGCACCAAGCCACATGAATTAAGGCACAGTGCAAGAGGAGGGTGCCGCAGTGTGAGTGTGGTGTCCAGTGGTgctagagggagagggagaggtgttagGGTGCTGCACAGAGGAACAGGAGGTGCAATGTCGACCGTCAGAAGAACACATCCTcaagtgacag GAGGTGCCAGCAGGACCGAGGGCAGCAGGAGTAGGCCAAGCAGGATGGACGGCAGGCTGGGAGCTTCTGATGAAAG CTGCGTGAAGGAACTGCGAAGAAGTAGCCAAGAAACGAGGACTAGAGGGACGTTTACATTAAGACAGTACCGAGACTTTTATCTTAGTTTGTGTTAA
- the LOC123499362 gene encoding uncharacterized protein LOC123499362 isoform X3: MAERRSVVVRSSKRSAIKKVEVITVVGNNVASVTASHPVGVVVAERRRGPPAGGEPRPVFIPGCPLPQVLATEVAVDLEVTRGGQRPAHRPLKTGTCGLGSHAGPPKSAECRQTVTDDSENKENYPRDKIYDPRVYVDSLPKDSDEQFEQKPSGLHSGSDAENTTDSSQNSDSSVQFGQRCPSPPSAGDMEEVEEGLPRESSHTGPPRYVLLHGGAAQTHHSCSEGREALERESQETSTESSQENQKVTIHNSDMTSKDTGSSSWDSVARKKQAGKSSVSSVETDEIAIGGSECQHQTPANLKTKDQPARVIQVKRGSLSIRTKPHELRHSARGGCRSVSVVSSGARGRGRGVRVLHRGTGGAMSTVRRTHPQVTGGASRTEGSRSRPSRMDGRLGASDERKGQRGRNGSVGVIHPPDATSPRKQPLHALAG; encoded by the exons ATGGCTGAGCGGAGGAGTGTTGTGGTCAGGTCGTCCAAGAGAAGTGCTATCAAGAAG GTGGAGGTGATAACAGTGGTAGGCAACAATGTGGCGTCCGTCACGGCGAGTCATCccgtgggagtggtggtggccgagaggaggagagggccaCCAGCTGGCGGTGAGCCCAGGCCAGTGTTCATACCAGGCTGTCCTCTGCCTCAGGTCCTGGCCACTGAAGTGGCTGTTGACCTAGAGGTGACCCGAGGAGGGCAGAGGCCAGCACACAGGCCACTGAAGACTGGTACATGTGGCTTGGGGAGCCATGCTGGTCCACCCAAGAGTGCTGAGTGCAGACAGACTGTTACAGATGacagtgaaaataaggaaaattaccCACGTGATAAAATTTATGATCCGAGAGTTTATGTTGACTCGCTGCCAAAAGATTCTGATGAACAGTTTGAACAGAAACCTTCAGGGCTTCACAGTGGCAGTGATGCTGAAAACACAACAGATTCTTCCCAAAATTCAGATTCTTCAGTGCAGTTTGGCCAGCGTTGCCCGTCTCCTCCCAGTGCAGGGgacatggaggaggtggaagagggtcTGCCAAGGGAGTCCTCACACACTGGACCTCCACGCTATGTTCTCCTGCATGGCGGTGCGGCACAGACTCACCACTCCTGCAGTGAGGGTAGGGAGGCATTGGAGAGAGAAAGCCAGGAAACATCCACAGAATCATCACAGGAAAACCAAAAAGTAACAATCCACAACTCTGACATGACAAGTAAAGACACAGGAAGCAGCAGCTGGGACAGTGTAGCAAggaagaagcaggcagggaaaaGCAGTGTAAGCTCTGTGGAGACTGATGAGATCGCTATTGGTGGCTCAGAATgtcaacaccaaacaccagccAACTTAAAGACAAAGGACCAACCTGCCAGAGTGATCCAGGTGAAGAGAGGAAGCCTGAGTATTCGCACCAAGCCACATGAATTAAGGCACAGTGCAAGAGGAGGGTGCCGCAGTGTGAGTGTGGTGTCCAGTGGTgctagagggagagggagaggtgttagGGTGCTGCACAGAGGAACAGGAGGTGCAATGTCGACCGTCAGAAGAACACATCCTcaagtgacag GAGGTGCCAGCAGGACCGAGGGCAGCAGGAGTAGGCCAAGCAGGATGGACGGCAGGCTGGGAGCTTCTGATGAAAG
- the LOC123499362 gene encoding uncharacterized protein LOC123499362 isoform X6 translates to MAERRSVVVRSSKRSAIKKVEVITVVGNNVASVTASHPVGVVVAERRRGPPAGGEPRPVFIPGCPLPQVLATEVAVDLEVTRGGQRPAHRPLKTGTCGLGSHAGPPKSAECRQTVTDDSENKENYPRDKIYDPRVYVDSLPKDSDEQFEQKPSGLHSGSDAENTTDSSQNSDSSVQFGQRCPSPPSAGDMEEVEEGLPRESSHTGPPRYVLLHGGAAQTHHSCSEGREALERESQETSTESSQENQKVTIHNSDMTSKDTGSSSWDSVARKKQAGKSSVSSVETDEIAIGGSECQHQTPANLKTKDQPARVIQVKRGSLSIRTKPHELRHSARGGCRSVSVVSSGARGRGRGVRVLHRGTGGAMSTVRRTHPQVTGGASRTEGSRSRPSRMDGRLGASDESEGKTTAATSSQFNYLRALRQ, encoded by the exons ATGGCTGAGCGGAGGAGTGTTGTGGTCAGGTCGTCCAAGAGAAGTGCTATCAAGAAG GTGGAGGTGATAACAGTGGTAGGCAACAATGTGGCGTCCGTCACGGCGAGTCATCccgtgggagtggtggtggccgagaggaggagagggccaCCAGCTGGCGGTGAGCCCAGGCCAGTGTTCATACCAGGCTGTCCTCTGCCTCAGGTCCTGGCCACTGAAGTGGCTGTTGACCTAGAGGTGACCCGAGGAGGGCAGAGGCCAGCACACAGGCCACTGAAGACTGGTACATGTGGCTTGGGGAGCCATGCTGGTCCACCCAAGAGTGCTGAGTGCAGACAGACTGTTACAGATGacagtgaaaataaggaaaattaccCACGTGATAAAATTTATGATCCGAGAGTTTATGTTGACTCGCTGCCAAAAGATTCTGATGAACAGTTTGAACAGAAACCTTCAGGGCTTCACAGTGGCAGTGATGCTGAAAACACAACAGATTCTTCCCAAAATTCAGATTCTTCAGTGCAGTTTGGCCAGCGTTGCCCGTCTCCTCCCAGTGCAGGGgacatggaggaggtggaagagggtcTGCCAAGGGAGTCCTCACACACTGGACCTCCACGCTATGTTCTCCTGCATGGCGGTGCGGCACAGACTCACCACTCCTGCAGTGAGGGTAGGGAGGCATTGGAGAGAGAAAGCCAGGAAACATCCACAGAATCATCACAGGAAAACCAAAAAGTAACAATCCACAACTCTGACATGACAAGTAAAGACACAGGAAGCAGCAGCTGGGACAGTGTAGCAAggaagaagcaggcagggaaaaGCAGTGTAAGCTCTGTGGAGACTGATGAGATCGCTATTGGTGGCTCAGAATgtcaacaccaaacaccagccAACTTAAAGACAAAGGACCAACCTGCCAGAGTGATCCAGGTGAAGAGAGGAAGCCTGAGTATTCGCACCAAGCCACATGAATTAAGGCACAGTGCAAGAGGAGGGTGCCGCAGTGTGAGTGTGGTGTCCAGTGGTgctagagggagagggagaggtgttagGGTGCTGCACAGAGGAACAGGAGGTGCAATGTCGACCGTCAGAAGAACACATCCTcaagtgacag GAGGTGCCAGCAGGACCGAGGGCAGCAGGAGTAGGCCAAGCAGGATGGACGGCAGGCTGGGAGCTTCTGATGAAAG CGAGGGAAAAACAACAGCAGCGACATCTAGCCAGTTTAATTACCTTCGTGCACTAAGACAGTAA